From the genome of Pantoea alfalfae, one region includes:
- a CDS encoding TolC family outer membrane protein, with protein sequence MNKARLTFLLCALSGVAVHAAFAAPLPKAEFNWRAAPTEEQIASLTLRDAILRAFARNPKISEAAAQIHVGKGDMDAARSAWYPQISLQGAAGRSHQTDSAGSLNNNGSGGITLSQLLYDFGRTGSAIDEQHALSDAYRFGLFDSMTTVAEDTLQAYLEVKRYQALSETAHTNIASLQRVRDIAKLRADAGLNSQSDVLQAETRIAAMQATLEQYRAQHRSATAQLTVLTGVVPATLPELPQALLKQQITLDKIAYESSAAVRSAQSKQEAARERVRQAESGHWPTIKVQAGRTRYENDRASYWDDEVQLQVEAPLYQGGMVNARTASAEGDREAAQAAVQQAKLAINQNASTAYADMIGAQQRQAAGEVQLASADHTRNVYADEYRLSKRSLNDLLSVEQDVFQADSSRITALYDGWDATVRYAAAVDNLLDIMGIDRQQSSGDLLPSLQ encoded by the coding sequence TTAACTGGCGTGCTGCGCCGACCGAAGAACAGATTGCCAGCTTAACGCTGCGCGACGCCATTCTCCGGGCCTTCGCCCGCAATCCGAAAATCTCGGAAGCGGCGGCACAGATCCACGTCGGCAAGGGGGATATGGATGCCGCCCGCAGCGCCTGGTATCCGCAGATCTCACTGCAGGGTGCCGCGGGACGCTCTCACCAGACCGACTCCGCTGGCAGTCTGAACAATAATGGCTCCGGCGGTATCACACTCAGTCAACTGCTTTATGATTTTGGCCGCACCGGCAGCGCCATCGATGAACAGCATGCGCTGTCAGATGCCTATCGTTTCGGCTTGTTTGATTCGATGACTACCGTGGCGGAAGATACGCTGCAGGCCTACCTTGAAGTCAAACGCTATCAGGCGCTGTCTGAAACGGCGCACACCAATATCGCCTCGCTGCAGCGGGTTCGGGATATTGCAAAACTGCGCGCCGATGCCGGACTCAACTCGCAGTCAGATGTTTTGCAGGCGGAAACCCGCATCGCCGCAATGCAGGCCACGCTTGAGCAATATCGTGCCCAGCACCGTTCCGCCACCGCGCAGCTGACTGTGCTGACCGGCGTGGTTCCCGCCACGCTGCCGGAACTGCCACAGGCGCTGCTTAAGCAGCAGATCACCCTCGACAAAATCGCCTATGAAAGCAGCGCGGCGGTGCGCAGCGCGCAGTCGAAACAGGAAGCCGCCCGTGAACGGGTGCGCCAGGCAGAGTCCGGTCACTGGCCGACGATTAAAGTGCAGGCGGGCCGGACCCGCTATGAAAACGATCGTGCGTCTTACTGGGATGATGAAGTGCAGCTGCAGGTGGAAGCGCCGCTTTATCAGGGCGGCATGGTCAATGCCAGAACCGCGTCAGCGGAGGGCGATCGTGAAGCGGCGCAGGCCGCAGTTCAGCAGGCCAAACTCGCCATTAATCAGAATGCCTCCACCGCCTATGCCGACATGATTGGCGCGCAGCAACGGCAGGCTGCCGGGGAAGTGCAGCTGGCCAGCGCCGACCATACCCGAAATGTCTACGCCGATGAATATCGCCTGAGCAAGCGCAGCCTGAACGATCTGCTGAGCGTGGAACAGGATGTGTTTCAGGCTGACAGCTCACGTATCACCGCGCTTTATGACGGCTGGGATGCCACCGTGCGCTATGCCGCCGCGGTAGACAATCTGCTCGATATCATGGGTATCGATCGCCAGCAAAGCAGCGGCGATCTCCTTCCTTCGCTGCAATAG
- a CDS encoding type I secretion system permease/ATPase, which translates to MSTSTLNTDNWIAAMLRVAARFGKPADGKTLRQQMRWFEHLPVSQQLERLSGLLGLHLTMVPQNKLRWRQEITPVVLVLENASVAVLESIDADGSARYWLSEGGDVVRESALSELLARAQGDVGVIGVAARGRDARIDEFVQPYEPHWFWKNFRGMGRRITEISLASVISNVLALAGILFSMQVYDRVIPAQSQSTLWVLFVGVLIAAAIEYVIRLMRTQVSDLMGKRIDLKVSAMLFARAMSIRNEARPKSTGSFISQLREIDQVRELLTSTTVGAAADLPFVILFLFIMSFVGGWLVLIPLAAIPLIVIPGLLVQIPMAKLAKEGLREGALRNAVLVETIEGIEDIKALQAEPYFQRQWEQTHEVSASISNQQRLWGARLTGWASTVQQLTYAGMLVFGVYLVLDSQITTGTLVACSLLSSRTIAPLMQLTMVFSRWQHAKMAMKGLDELLKKPLDQPEAATLAHCPTLTGQYDLRNVHYSYDEENEKNVLNVQQLQIKPGEKIAILGKVGAGKSTLLKILAGQAQATQGKVIVDGVDIERIDPVDLRRQLGWLSHDSRLFFGTLRQNLMLGNPHASEQEMLQALRISGALSLVQQDAASLDRIINEGGRGLSGGQRQMVMLSRMILRQPQVVLLDEPTAAMDEQLEEHVIRQLQGWISGRTLVLVTHRPALLKMVDRIVVMDNGRIVADGPRDEILRRATTPATPGKGDAA; encoded by the coding sequence ATGAGTACATCAACCCTGAATACCGATAACTGGATTGCCGCCATGCTGCGCGTCGCCGCGCGATTCGGTAAACCTGCCGATGGCAAAACCCTGCGTCAGCAGATGCGCTGGTTTGAACATCTGCCGGTGTCCCAGCAGCTGGAGCGGCTCTCCGGGCTGCTGGGATTGCATCTGACCATGGTGCCGCAGAACAAACTGCGCTGGCGTCAGGAGATCACTCCGGTAGTGCTGGTGCTGGAAAATGCCAGCGTGGCGGTGCTGGAGAGCATTGATGCCGACGGCAGCGCGCGCTACTGGCTCAGTGAAGGCGGCGATGTGGTGCGTGAAAGCGCCTTATCGGAACTGCTGGCACGTGCTCAGGGCGATGTCGGGGTGATAGGCGTAGCGGCGCGTGGCCGGGATGCGCGTATCGACGAATTCGTTCAGCCCTATGAGCCGCACTGGTTCTGGAAAAACTTTCGCGGCATGGGGCGCCGTATTACCGAGATCTCGCTGGCCTCAGTGATCAGCAACGTGCTGGCGCTGGCCGGTATTCTTTTTTCGATGCAGGTCTACGATCGGGTGATTCCGGCGCAGTCGCAATCCACGCTGTGGGTGCTGTTTGTCGGGGTGCTGATCGCCGCGGCCATTGAGTATGTGATCCGGCTGATGCGCACCCAGGTATCAGACCTGATGGGTAAACGCATCGACCTCAAAGTCTCGGCCATGCTGTTTGCCCGGGCGATGAGTATCCGAAATGAGGCGCGGCCAAAATCGACCGGCTCCTTTATCTCGCAGCTGCGTGAGATCGACCAGGTGCGCGAGTTGCTAACCTCAACCACGGTGGGTGCAGCAGCCGATCTGCCGTTTGTCATCCTGTTCCTGTTTATCATGTCATTTGTGGGGGGCTGGCTGGTGCTAATCCCGCTGGCGGCGATCCCGCTGATCGTCATTCCCGGCCTGCTGGTGCAGATTCCGATGGCGAAGCTGGCCAAAGAGGGGCTGCGCGAGGGCGCGCTGCGCAATGCGGTGCTGGTGGAGACCATCGAGGGGATTGAGGATATCAAGGCGCTACAGGCGGAACCCTATTTTCAGCGTCAATGGGAACAAACCCACGAAGTCAGCGCTTCAATCAGCAATCAGCAGCGGTTATGGGGCGCGCGTCTTACCGGCTGGGCGTCAACCGTGCAGCAGCTCACCTATGCCGGAATGCTGGTGTTTGGTGTCTATCTGGTGCTCGATTCTCAAATCACCACCGGTACGCTGGTCGCCTGTAGCCTGCTCTCATCCCGTACCATCGCCCCGTTAATGCAGCTGACGATGGTTTTCTCACGCTGGCAGCACGCCAAAATGGCGATGAAAGGGCTGGATGAGCTGCTGAAAAAGCCGCTCGACCAGCCTGAAGCCGCTACGCTGGCGCACTGTCCGACGCTTACCGGCCAGTACGATCTGCGCAATGTCCATTACAGCTATGACGAAGAGAATGAAAAGAATGTGCTCAACGTGCAGCAGCTGCAGATCAAGCCCGGCGAGAAGATTGCCATTCTGGGTAAAGTCGGGGCAGGGAAGTCGACGCTGCTGAAGATCCTGGCCGGTCAGGCGCAGGCCACTCAGGGCAAGGTGATTGTCGATGGCGTCGATATTGAGCGTATCGATCCTGTCGATTTACGCCGTCAACTCGGCTGGCTGTCGCATGACTCCCGTCTCTTCTTTGGCACGCTGCGGCAGAACCTGATGCTGGGTAATCCCCACGCCAGCGAACAGGAGATGCTGCAGGCGCTGCGCATCAGCGGCGCACTGTCGCTGGTCCAGCAGGATGCCGCCAGTCTGGATCGCATTATTAATGAAGGCGGACGCGGACTGTCAGGCGGGCAGCGTCAGATGGTGATGCTGAGTCGTATGATCCTGCGGCAGCCGCAGGTCGTCCTGCTGGATGAGCCGACTGCGGCCATGGATGAACAGCTGGAGGAGCATGTGATCCGTCAGCTACAGGGCTGGATCAGTGGCCGGACGCTGGTGCTGGTGACGCACCGGCCGGCGCTGCTGAAGATGGTCGACCGTATTGTGGTGATGGATAACGGCCGGATTGTGGCCGATGGTCCGCGTGACGAGATCCTGCGCCGTGCGACGACGCCAGCGACGCCAGGGAAAGGAGATGCTGCATGA
- a CDS encoding HlyD family efflux transporter periplasmic adaptor subunit has protein sequence MSLVIVDKDLARHERRTSAIIWLCTAALAIFLIWAHFAILDEVTVGIGKVTPSSRAQVIDSLDGGIVKQLNVHEGDIVEKGQVLATLDPTRFQSNFGEAQAKVRTLRASSERLEAELSGTPLTFSAETLKEPNLVTRERQLYESRRRNLTETISNLQQSLRLVQDELRLTEPLVAKGAAGQVEVIRLRRQVSDLRGKIDEARNDYLVRAHEEQVKNNAELDAQLQVAAGKEDQLTRATLYSPVRGIVKDIQVTTVGGVLEPGGKLMEIVPLEDQLLIETRINPRDIAYIRPGLAATVKVTAYDSSIYGDLPGEVETVSPDTLQDEVKRDQYYYRVYVRTQKAELTNRAGRKFPIVPGMVANVEIKTGQKSVMDYLIKPLNKVKESLRER, from the coding sequence ATGAGTCTGGTTATTGTTGATAAAGATCTTGCCCGTCATGAGCGCCGGACATCGGCGATTATCTGGCTCTGCACCGCCGCACTGGCAATTTTTCTCATCTGGGCGCACTTCGCCATTCTGGATGAGGTGACCGTCGGCATCGGCAAGGTAACACCTTCCAGCCGCGCGCAGGTGATCGACAGCCTGGACGGCGGCATCGTCAAACAGCTGAATGTGCATGAGGGCGATATTGTTGAGAAAGGGCAGGTGCTGGCCACGCTCGATCCGACGCGCTTCCAGTCCAACTTCGGCGAAGCACAGGCCAAAGTGCGCACGCTGCGTGCCTCATCCGAAAGGCTTGAGGCGGAGTTGTCAGGCACGCCGCTTACGTTCAGCGCCGAAACCCTGAAGGAGCCGAACCTGGTCACGCGCGAACGGCAGCTCTACGAGTCGCGTCGTCGTAATCTCACCGAAACCATCAGTAACCTGCAGCAGTCGCTGAGACTGGTACAGGATGAACTGCGGCTGACGGAACCGCTGGTGGCTAAGGGTGCGGCAGGGCAGGTCGAGGTGATTCGTTTGCGCCGTCAGGTCAGCGATCTGCGCGGTAAAATTGATGAGGCGCGTAACGACTATCTGGTGCGCGCCCATGAAGAGCAGGTGAAAAACAATGCCGAACTGGATGCACAACTGCAGGTTGCTGCGGGCAAAGAAGATCAGCTGACGCGTGCCACGCTCTACTCGCCGGTACGCGGCATCGTCAAAGATATTCAGGTCACCACGGTCGGAGGCGTACTGGAGCCGGGCGGTAAACTGATGGAGATCGTGCCGCTGGAGGATCAGCTGCTGATTGAGACGCGTATCAATCCACGTGATATCGCGTACATCCGCCCCGGCCTGGCCGCCACCGTAAAAGTGACCGCCTATGACTCTTCTATCTATGGTGATCTGCCCGGCGAAGTTGAAACGGTATCGCCCGATACCCTGCAGGATGAGGTAAAACGCGATCAATATTACTATCGTGTTTACGTTCGTACTCAGAAAGCAGAGCTGACCAACCGTGCCGGACGAAAATTTCCGATTGTGCCGGGTATGGTGGCTAACGTGGAGATTAAAACCGGTCAGAAATCGGTCATGGACTATCTGATTAAGCCGCTGAATAAAGTCAAAGAATCGCTGCGCGAGCGATGA